Part of the Halobaculum halobium genome, CGACTTCTTTGCGATCGCGTCGGACCTCGGCGGGCGCGAGGAGTATCAAGCGCTGATCGACGCCGCCCACGACCGTGGCATGCGCGTCCTGTTCGATCTCGTGTGCAACCACTCCGCGCGCGACCACCCGTTCTTCCAAGACGCCTACGGGAGCCCCGACAGCGAGTACTACGACTGGTACGAGTGGCAGGAGAACGGCGAGCCCGGGACGTACTTCGACTGGGAGCTGATCGCCAACTTCGACTTCTCGACGCTCGCCGTGCGTCGCCACCTCCTCGACGCCGTCGACGAGTGGGCGCCGCTGGTCGACGGCTTCCGCTGCGACATGGCGTGGGCGGTCCCGGACGGGTTCTGGCGCGAGGTGCGCGACCGCGTGAAGGCGCACGAGTCGGAGTTCTTCCTGCTGGACGAGACGATCCCGTACATCCCGGACTTTCAGGCCGGGCTCTTCGACATGCACTTCGACTCGACGACCGCGTTCACGCTCCGAGAGGTCGGCGACGGGAATCAGCCCGCCGAGGCCATCCTCGACGCCGTCGACGAGCGTCGCCGGGTCGGCTTCCCGGACCACGCCTCGTTCATGCTGTACCACGAGAACCACGACGAGCCTCGATACCTCGCCTCCTACGGCGAGCCCGCGGCGTTTGCGGCCGCGGGGGCGCTGGCGACGCTGCCGGGCGCACCCATGGTGTACGCCGGTCAAGAGACCGGCCAGCTCGGGCGCCGTGACCGGTTGGACTATGAGAACGCCCGCGAGGACCTCACCGAGCACTACCGCCGACTGCTCGCCGTCCGCGACGAACACCCCGCACTCCAGCACCGCGCGGCGCTGTCGCGCATCGACTACGCAGTCCAAGAGGGCGAGGTGGACTCCGTTGTCGCCTACCGCCGCGAGGGGGCCGACGGTGAGGCGGTCGTCGTCGCGCTCAACTTCGCCTCGGGGGCGGCTACAGTCGACCTCGACGTCGCCGTCGGCGGGGACGACATCGTGACCGGCGAGGCGGTCGGAGCGGACGACGGAACCGTGACCGTCGATGACGTGATCGTCGTCCCCGTCCACGGATAACCACCCCAGCTGTCTTCGGAGCCGACGGCCGTGGTCCGACCGCGGTGGTCTGACGGCCGCGGTCTGACAGTTGCACGTGGCGACAGCCGGACGCTGGCCACCCGGGGAGTGTGGACTGCTCACGTACCGCGGAGACTTTAACCACGCGAGTTGTTTCACGGGTGAATGCGGCTGCGAACGGCACTCAACGACTATAAGCGCGACCGGGAACACGGCTCGGCCGGTACCGCGAGCACCGTCCACGGCGCGCTGTCCGGACGCGGCGAACGATTGGTTCACGTCGCCCCGACGGGCGGTATCCGCGACTTCTCGTCGGCGCTGTCCGGTCTTTCGGGCATCGACCGCTCCCGGTTCGGTATCGAGACCGGCGAACGAACGTACTGGTTCGACGAACTGGAGACGGTCCGCCAACACTACTACCGCGAGACGACGCTCGTCGAGACGGAGTACGACGCCGGCGCGTTCACCGTCCACCAGTACGACCTCACGCTCGGGCGCGAACACGTCACCCACGTCGAACTGCGCGGGTCGATCCCGCCGGAAGCGCACCTGGTCGCCTTCCTCACCCTCGCGCCGGAGGGCCAAGAGACGCGCGTCGGTCGGCTCATCCACGAAGGCGCCGGCCCCGTCGACGGCGACGCGGTGGAGGTGTTCCACCGCGAGGAACACGACTTCGTCACCGCCTCCACGGGCCTCGAGGACGTGCGCGCGCAGATTCCGGAGCGGTTCGAGGAACTCCTGGACCCGGACCCGGTCGCACTCCCCCGCGAGGGCGCGTTGAACCGCTACGAGGACACCCACCTCAGCGGCGACGTGGTGGTCACAGCTCCGCTAGAACGGGCGGGTCGCGGGCTCCGGACGACGGTCGTGACCACGCTGACCGACGGCGACACGGACCGCGAACACGCGCTCGACGAGATCCGCGAATGCGCGATCGACCACGCCGACGCCGACGAGCTTCGGACCGTCGCGCGCGAGCGCGCCGCCGTCTCGGTCGCCGCCGACGGCCCGAGGCGGGGACGGTCCGCGCCGACATGCGGGCGCTGACCCTACTGGAGGCGCCCAGCGGCGGGCGGATCGCCGGCCCGGAGTTCGACCCGTTCTTCCGTAACTCCGGGGGCTACGGCTACACCTGGTTCCGCGATGACGCTCGGATCTCCCAACAGCTACTGGCGGCCGATGAACCGCTCGGGCTGGATCTGGACACCGAGACCCTCGCGAAAAGCGCGCGGTTCTACTGCGAGACACAGCAGTCGGACGGCTCGTGGCCCCACCGTGTGTGGGCCGTCGACGGCTCGCTGGCGCCCGGATGGGCCAACGCGCGCGTCGAGGGGCGCCGCGACTCGGACGAGTACCAGGCCGACCAAACCGCGATCACCGTCGCGTACCTCGCGACGCTGCTGCGCGAGCACGGCGACGCGCTGTCGGCCGACGACGAGCGGCAGATCCGAGAGAGCGTCGCCGCCGGCGTCGACGCGCTCGACGACGCCCGCGACGGAGACGGCCTTCCGCGGCGCTGTCAGAACCTCTGGGAGGACATGTCGGGGCGGTTCGCCCACACCGCCGCGACGTTCGTCGAGGCGTACGCCGCCGTCGCGCGGGCCCCGGTGAGCGACGCGCTCCGCGAGCGCGGGCGGGCGGCCGCCGAGGAGACCTTCGACGCGCTCGACGCGCTGTGGGACGAGGAGCGCGGCACGTACGCGGTCCGACTCGTCGGCGGCGACCAGGACGACCGCTTGGACGCGTCGACGTTCGCGGTCGTCGACGCCCTCGCGGCCGTCGACGCGGTCGACGGGATCCACGTCGCGAGCGACGACGTGGACCGGGTGGCCGACCACGTGCGGTCGTCGCTGGAGGGACTGCACCGCGATCCGAGCGAGTCGGCCGTCGAAGGGCTGATCCGCTACGAGGGCGACGAGTGGCGGACCGACGGGCAGGACGGCGAAAAGGTGTGGACGCTCGCGACCGCGATGGGCGCGGGCGGCGCCGCGACGCTCGGGGCGCTGTTGTGTGACCGCGGCCGCGAGCAGACCGGCGTGTGGCTGCTCGACCGCGCGTCGACGCTGTACGGCCTGCTGGAGGACGGCGGGCCGTTGACGACCCGGATGGGATACCTCCCGGAGCAGTGGTACGACGACGGCACGCCCGACAGCGCGACGCCGTTGGGGTACGCCCACTGCTTCCGCCTGGGCGTGACGGCCACGCTCGCCGAGCGCGACGCCCTGCCCAGCGCGGCGGCGGCGCCGTCGGCGCCCACCGACCGGCCCCGGTGGACGACCGGCGAGAAGTTCGGGGTCGGCACCACCGCAGACCACGGCGAGCCCGACGCCTCGCGCGTCTGGTTCACCCTGACCGAAGGCGCGCTCACGGAGGTCCGGTTCCCCCGCGTGGACCTGATGAACCTGCGCACGCTGGATTTCATCGTCTCGGCGGCGGACGACGACTACACCGTTCGCACGCACGTCGAGGGCCAACGCGACGAGGAGGACACCGTCGAGCGGCGCGTTCGCCCGGTCGCCGACGACGCGCTCGCGTACGAGCACGTGATCGCCGAGACGGGCGACGGTCGCGGCCACGAGTGGGAGCTGCGCGTCGAATACGCAGTCGACCCGGACCACGACGCGCTCGTCGCGGACGTGGACTTCCGCGCCGGCGACGCCGGCGAGTACCACGTGTTCGCGGCCGCGGACGCGGCGCTGACGAACACCGGCACGCGCGACCGCGGGCTGCGACTGGGCCAGCCGGGGAGTCACCACCTCGTCGCACGCGACGCCGGCGCCTACACCGGCGAGCGCGGCGACGAACGCCTCGTCGACGAGGACGGCAACGGCTACTCCGTTGCCGTCGCGATGGCGACGGCCGACCGCTTCGACTGGGCGACGGTCTGCGCCGCCGGCAGCGACGAACTCGCGGCGCTGTTCGCCACCGGGGAAGTGCCGCGGACCCGCTCGTCGATCGACGACGACAACGTCGTCCTCGTGGGTCGCCTCGGCTCCGGCAGGCACGCGAGCGAGACGCTCTCGCTCGGATTCGCGCGGCAGGCAGACGCCTCCGCGGCGCTCGGCGAGGCCGTGGGATCGCTCGCGACCGGGTTCGACGAGGTCGCGGGGGCTTACCGCGAGTCGTGGCAGGCGTTCCTCGCGGACCGACCCCTGCCGGACTCCGTCGCCGGCGACGACGAACTCGCGAACCAGTACCGGACGGCGCTGATGTCGCTGCGCGCCGTCGAAGACAAGACGTACCACGGCGCCTCGGTGGCGTCGCCGTCGGTGCCGTGGGGCGAGGCGGTCCACGCCGACGAACAGAAGGGGTACGGCTACAACTTCGTGTGGGCGCGTGACCTGTATCAGGTGTTCACCGCGTCGCTGCTCACCGGCGATCTCGGGACGGCCGTCAACCAACTGGAGTACATCTACGAGTTCCAACAGGACGAAGACGGGTTCATCCCGCAGAACACCTACCTCAACGGCATCACCCGCTGGGGCGGCGAGCAGATGGACAACATCTCGTTCCCGGCGGTGATGGCCTACCAGCTGTGGGAGGCGGGCGTCGACTTCGAGGACACGCTGTACGACTTCGAGCACGTCCGCCGGTCGGCCGACTACGTCGCCCGCAACGGTCCCGACAGCGGGCAGGAGCGCTGGGAGGAGGAGGCCGGCTACTCGCCGTCGTCGATCGCCGCCGAGATCGCCGGGCTGACGTCCGCGGGGAAACTCGCCATCGAAGCCGGCGACGAAGCGAACGCGCTCGTATGGCTCGCGCTGGCCGACCGCTGGACCGACGAGGTCGAGACGTGGACCGCCACGGAGTCCGGAACCGCCCGCCACACGCACACGCCGTACTACGTCCGCGTCACCCGCGACGGTGACCCCGAGGCGGGTCACCTCCGGACGCTTGCGAACGACGGCCCGCGCCTCGACGAGCGCGACGTCATCGACGCGGGGTTCCTGGAACTCGTGCGTCTGGGGATCAAGCCGTGGGACGACGAGACGGTGCGCAACTCCGTCCGCGAGGTCGACGACACGATCCGCGTCGACCTGCCCGCCGGCGTCGCCTTCTACCGCTACAACGGCGACGGCTACGGCGAGCGCGACGAGGGCGACGTGGGCGCCCCGTGGTCGGTCGAAAACCACGGGAAGGGTCGGCTGTGGCCGCTCCTAACCGGCGAGCGCGGCGAGTACGAACTCCGCGCCGACGCCGCCGAGACGGACCGCGAGCCGGAGTTGGACCCCGAGGCCCTGCTGAGAACGATGCAGCGGTTCGCCAACTCCGGTCGGATGATCGCAGAACAGGTCTGGGACCGCGACTACCGGACCGAGTACGACTGGGGGTACGGCGAAGGGACCGGGAGCGCGACGCCGCTGGCGTGGTCGATGGCGCAGTTCGTCCGCCTCGCACACGGGGTCGACGCCGGTGAGCCCGTCGAGACCCCGGCGTTCGTCCGCGAGCGCTTCCTCGACCGCCGCCTCCACGACAGCGACGCGAAGCCCGCCCTTCGCGTCGACACGAACTTCCAGGGCAACTCCGTCGTCGTCTCCGGCGAGACGACCGGCGCGCGCGTGGCGGTGACGACGCCCGTCGACTCGGCGGTCGTCGCCCCCGAGGACGGCGGCTTCGAGGCGACGCTCGACATCGGGTACGGCGAAAACGACATTACCGTCGCCGCCGCCAGCGACGCCGACCTGGAGACGGCTGCGACCACGGTCACCCGGTTCACCGTCTGAGCGCGCCGGTCCCCGATCTGCGCGCGATAGGTCGGTCCCGGCGACGTAACCGGCCGACTCGGGTGCAGTCGGCTCGCTCGTCGACCGCGGCAGGTGTCGGTTCGGAGAGTCAGTGTACCTAGTACGTCATTATACAACACCAGGGGTACCTTTACCAACGAATTAGCCAACCACGAAACATGACTGGATCGGAGACGACGTACGTCGGGAAGGCGTGCGCGTACATCACCCGCGGCCGTTCCCAGTTGTT contains:
- the malA gene encoding alpha-amylase MalA, with translation MEHPGQPRVCAAGEAVELAPRDPDPSVAYDWSVVTAPAGSTAETGDEAVQWFEPDVPGRYLLRLTGGGATHDLTVRAFAEETSPSVGAGRSASGDAGGDEHAGDQADGGSGSAGGSARTPDGVGGGAEPERPRIRLETVVDDAEVRIDARVEPASGTGVEFLLDDRDALDESDVTVEGQTLTVARSALPERVRVYAVPVTDDAYGVPDAVDVRRSGDDVVVDRPYDPPSWALDSTIYEVYVRTFADADRDRSQFAAICERLDELDALGIDTLWLTPVLQHDGAPHGYNITDFFAIASDLGGREEYQALIDAAHDRGMRVLFDLVCNHSARDHPFFQDAYGSPDSEYYDWYEWQENGEPGTYFDWELIANFDFSTLAVRRHLLDAVDEWAPLVDGFRCDMAWAVPDGFWREVRDRVKAHESEFFLLDETIPYIPDFQAGLFDMHFDSTTAFTLREVGDGNQPAEAILDAVDERRRVGFPDHASFMLYHENHDEPRYLASYGEPAAFAAAGALATLPGAPMVYAGQETGQLGRRDRLDYENAREDLTEHYRRLLAVRDEHPALQHRAALSRIDYAVQEGEVDSVVAYRREGADGEAVVVALNFASGAATVDLDVAVGGDDIVTGEAVGADDGTVTVDDVIVVPVHG